A section of the Cutibacterium granulosum genome encodes:
- a CDS encoding ABC transporter permease translates to MISQALKEVRYHPGRVVATIVAIAISIGFLSTISIFLRTQGTAEGKRQAIYSTRADSVVTVTKAIEKPDKVTKAIEDTDGVKDVEPLYSSSGMASHNGSDVMGTSYSTPSEGFRWSKLTEGKWPEKPNQVVASKDGAKKLDLKVGDTFKFNDQDATLVGIADEPKALLNETFYVDGPGESDDGDDSTWLVHVKPGSDATAVNKAIVKNVAGVQKFDTNDPVTAQTAKQFQDASIKDLIGSFDVTKYGLMIFGAIALLVGVIIISTTFGILLAQRRRQIGLMRAVGASGGYVRRMVLGEAIVLGVLGSLFGIVLGIVLSLIGAARTGALWFGLSWPVGELVGEFLIGVLITVLAAFLPAIRATRVAPLEALRPVPTVEERRKASIARIIVCSLLFLIGVGLSVLTFHVENQASIPVAIGSAIFLSIAVLAAAPLYVPSLIKLFGLVIRPFGPTARLSTSNAVRNPSRTSLTAVALMLAVGLSMTLQIGTATMRSTGDRMIEEHFPVDMQVSMKPADVDESGPDGEHESGVRVSSGADQGTDSAGKAPVLPQNALRTIDDLPNVTTQLHLESTLADLGDKDKASYESSTVVYGTEKDKMSQISDVVSEKLDDNVILVNENSQFKKGEKIKVKGSKGTVELSVAKVPGVLDFGEALTTRSTLDRLSADQQVSAVWMKMQDRTNMTSVMERLTPLMSTPGIGISGGFPTAGILDKILDVILMIITALLGVAVLIALVGVANTLGLSVLERRRESALLRAMGMQKRSLRLMLLHEALQTSFVGVFVGVVAGGYFAWLGISSIFRAAGTNVQVQFGVDWPWAIGLVLICMAAAALASILPGSHAARTAPTEALAEE, encoded by the coding sequence ATGATCAGCCAAGCTCTCAAGGAAGTGCGCTACCACCCCGGCAGGGTGGTGGCCACCATCGTCGCCATCGCCATCTCGATCGGCTTCCTGTCGACGATCTCCATCTTCCTGCGCACCCAGGGCACCGCCGAGGGCAAGCGTCAGGCCATCTACAGTACGAGGGCCGACTCGGTCGTCACGGTCACCAAGGCCATCGAGAAGCCCGACAAGGTCACCAAGGCCATCGAGGACACCGACGGCGTCAAGGACGTCGAGCCGCTGTACAGCAGCTCGGGCATGGCCAGCCACAACGGCTCGGACGTCATGGGCACCAGCTACAGCACCCCGTCCGAGGGATTCCGGTGGTCGAAGCTCACCGAGGGAAAGTGGCCCGAGAAGCCCAACCAGGTCGTCGCCTCCAAGGACGGCGCCAAGAAACTCGACCTCAAGGTGGGCGACACCTTCAAGTTCAACGATCAGGACGCCACCTTGGTCGGCATCGCCGATGAGCCCAAGGCCCTGCTCAACGAGACCTTCTACGTCGACGGGCCGGGAGAATCGGACGACGGCGACGACAGCACCTGGTTGGTGCACGTCAAGCCGGGGTCCGACGCCACTGCCGTCAACAAGGCGATCGTCAAGAACGTCGCGGGCGTGCAGAAGTTCGACACCAACGACCCCGTCACGGCACAGACCGCCAAACAGTTCCAGGACGCGTCGATCAAGGATCTCATCGGCAGCTTCGACGTCACCAAGTACGGCCTCATGATCTTCGGTGCCATCGCATTGCTGGTGGGGGTCATCATCATCAGCACGACCTTCGGCATCCTGCTGGCGCAGCGTCGCCGTCAGATCGGCCTCATGCGTGCCGTGGGTGCTTCTGGAGGGTACGTGCGTCGCATGGTCCTCGGGGAGGCCATCGTGCTCGGCGTGCTCGGCTCCCTGTTCGGCATCGTCCTGGGCATCGTGCTCTCCCTCATCGGTGCCGCCCGCACCGGTGCCCTGTGGTTCGGTCTGAGCTGGCCGGTGGGTGAGCTGGTCGGTGAGTTCCTCATCGGCGTGCTCATCACGGTCCTGGCTGCTTTCCTGCCCGCCATCAGGGCCACTCGGGTGGCTCCGTTGGAGGCGCTGCGCCCGGTTCCCACCGTGGAGGAGCGTAGGAAGGCGTCGATCGCACGCATCATCGTGTGCTCACTGCTGTTCCTCATCGGTGTCGGGCTGTCGGTGCTCACCTTCCACGTCGAGAATCAGGCATCCATCCCGGTGGCCATCGGCTCGGCGATATTCCTGTCGATCGCAGTGCTTGCGGCGGCCCCGCTGTACGTGCCCAGTCTCATCAAACTCTTCGGACTGGTCATTCGACCGTTCGGTCCGACGGCACGGCTGTCGACCTCCAACGCAGTGCGCAACCCGAGCCGCACCTCATTGACGGCCGTGGCCCTCATGCTGGCGGTCGGCCTGTCGATGACCCTGCAGATCGGTACCGCGACCATGCGCTCCACGGGCGATCGAATGATCGAGGAGCACTTCCCGGTCGACATGCAGGTGTCGATGAAACCCGCCGACGTCGACGAGTCCGGTCCGGATGGGGAGCACGAATCCGGCGTCCGTGTGTCGTCGGGGGCCGATCAGGGCACCGACTCCGCGGGGAAGGCCCCGGTACTCCCCCAGAACGCGCTGCGCACGATCGACGACCTGCCCAATGTCACCACACAGCTGCATCTCGAGAGCACGCTGGCCGACCTCGGCGACAAGGACAAGGCTTCGTACGAGAGTTCCACGGTCGTCTACGGCACCGAGAAGGACAAGATGTCGCAGATCAGCGACGTCGTCTCCGAGAAGCTGGATGACAACGTCATCTTGGTCAACGAGAACTCGCAGTTCAAGAAGGGCGAGAAGATCAAGGTCAAGGGATCGAAGGGGACGGTCGAGCTCTCCGTCGCGAAGGTTCCCGGTGTCCTCGACTTCGGCGAGGCCCTGACCACCAGATCCACCCTCGACCGGCTCTCCGCCGATCAGCAGGTGAGCGCGGTGTGGATGAAGATGCAGGACCGCACCAACATGACCTCGGTCATGGAGCGGCTCACGCCCCTGATGTCGACCCCGGGCATCGGCATCAGTGGTGGCTTTCCCACGGCCGGAATCCTCGACAAGATCTTGGACGTCATCCTCATGATCATCACGGCCCTGCTGGGCGTGGCAGTGCTCATCGCCTTGGTGGGTGTGGCCAACACCCTGGGCCTGTCGGTGCTGGAGCGACGCCGCGAATCGGCGTTGCTGCGGGCCATGGGCATGCAGAAGCGCAGTCTGCGTCTCATGCTGCTCCACGAGGCCCTGCAGACCAGCTTCGTCGGGGTGTTCGTCGGAGTGGTCGCCGGTGGATACTTCGCCTGGTTGGGGATCTCGTCGATCTTCCGGGCTGCGGGCACCAATGTGCAGGTGCAGTTCGGCGTCGACTGGCCGTGGGCGATCGGACTCGTCCTCATCTGCATGGCGGCCGCTGCGTTGGCGTCGATATTGCCGGGCAGCCATGCCGCCCGGACGGCACCGACCGAGGCACTTGCCGAGGAGTGA
- a CDS encoding ABC transporter ATP-binding protein, with translation MCAMTAKDASSRRKAIMTTPPRYAVSPADPAAGSSTIAPDAAAGLRLSKVYGSDETRVIALDQVDVRFARGTFTAIMGPSGSGKSTLMHCLAGLDTITSGRAFLNGHELNTMPDKQLTRLRREEVGFIFQSFNLLPMLTAKQNILLPLELAGRKPDKELFDQIVDELGIANRLGHRPSELSGGQQQRVACARAMVTRPSVVFADEPTGALDSKAGTRLLEYMRHSVDDRGQTIIMVTHDPRAASYADRALMLFDGHIVDDFESPQAETISTALASLEA, from the coding sequence GTGTGTGCCATGACGGCGAAAGACGCCTCTTCCCGACGAAAGGCCATCATGACCACACCACCGCGTTACGCAGTCAGCCCTGCAGATCCGGCAGCTGGCTCCTCGACGATCGCCCCCGACGCTGCCGCCGGCCTGCGGCTCAGCAAGGTGTACGGATCCGACGAGACCCGTGTCATCGCACTGGACCAGGTCGACGTACGTTTCGCCCGCGGCACCTTTACCGCGATCATGGGCCCGTCCGGATCGGGCAAGTCAACCCTCATGCACTGCTTGGCGGGCCTGGACACCATCACCTCCGGACGTGCCTTCCTCAATGGTCACGAGCTCAACACCATGCCCGACAAGCAGCTCACCAGACTGCGTCGTGAGGAGGTCGGGTTCATCTTCCAGTCGTTCAACCTGTTGCCGATGCTCACCGCCAAGCAGAACATCCTGCTTCCTCTGGAGCTTGCCGGCAGGAAGCCCGACAAGGAACTCTTCGACCAGATCGTGGATGAGCTGGGCATCGCCAACCGACTGGGGCACCGTCCCTCGGAGCTCTCGGGTGGTCAGCAGCAGCGAGTGGCCTGCGCCCGCGCCATGGTGACCCGTCCCTCGGTGGTCTTCGCCGACGAGCCGACCGGCGCCCTGGACTCCAAGGCCGGCACCCGTCTGTTGGAGTACATGCGCCACAGCGTCGACGACCGCGGCCAGACGATCATCATGGTCACCCACGACCCGCGCGCCGCGTCCTACGCCGACCGGGCGCTCATGCTCTTCGACGGCCATATCGTCGATGACTTCGAGTCCCCGCAAGCCGAAACCATCAGCACGGCCCTGGCCAGTCTGGAGGCGTGA
- a CDS encoding response regulator → MAEPIRVLLVDDQSLVRSGFRMLIDSEDDMAVVGEASNGAEALEKLRTTEVDVALMDIRMPVMDGVETTRRIAASSLPTKVMILTTFDLDEYVYAALKAGASGFLLKDARPAELLSAIRSVADGEAVVAPSATKRLLDHVVPTLPADPHAADERLASLTDREREVLVEIAKGATNAEIAQTLYMAEGTVKTHIGRLLSKLDCRDRVGLVLLAHEVGLVR, encoded by the coding sequence ATGGCCGAACCCATCCGCGTCCTCCTGGTCGACGACCAGTCCCTGGTCCGCTCGGGGTTCCGCATGCTCATCGATTCCGAGGATGACATGGCGGTTGTCGGTGAGGCGTCGAACGGCGCCGAAGCGTTGGAGAAACTGCGCACCACCGAGGTGGACGTCGCCCTCATGGACATCCGCATGCCGGTGATGGACGGGGTGGAGACCACCCGCAGGATTGCCGCGTCCAGCCTGCCCACCAAGGTGATGATCCTCACCACCTTCGACCTGGACGAGTACGTCTACGCTGCCCTCAAGGCCGGCGCCTCCGGGTTCCTCCTCAAGGACGCCCGCCCCGCCGAGCTGCTCTCGGCCATTCGTTCCGTGGCGGACGGGGAGGCGGTCGTGGCACCGTCTGCCACCAAGCGTCTGCTCGACCACGTCGTGCCCACCCTGCCCGCCGATCCCCATGCCGCCGACGAGCGGCTCGCCTCGCTCACCGACCGGGAGCGCGAGGTGCTGGTGGAGATCGCCAAGGGCGCCACCAATGCCGAGATCGCCCAGACCCTCTACATGGCCGAGGGCACCGTCAAGACCCACATCGGACGTCTGTTGAGCAAGCTGGACTGCCGCGACCGGGTGGGCCTGGTGCTGCTGGCCCACGAGGTCGGCCTGGTGCGCTGA
- a CDS encoding sensor histidine kinase, whose protein sequence is MATNRIDQTSGSADPADLTGSSPSSDEAATRSRESHSRPPGQPSAPREQGRTDQQESPAKGSSGRATSSVRARLGRLGVNRSSEEQLSIPGMEEVLNPTVDDGRPTDPERTLWVDMTLITVLTTLTIVPYLAASIQAPIPEYVAALVSSIIMVFSLLLRRDHPGALMALLLVGGLIQLIFVPFPVLSIIAVPIASYAVGRWTAGRQSRIILWLGTIGAILGPLRWRDTLAADYDSSGTPWVMWFLATTVCLGLVVTPYAVGRRLREAALIESQQRIAKAQRFRAILAEREQAARMAEERTRNDIARELHDIVAHSLSVMIVQAEGGKALATKKPEAAIDVLDTIADTGRDALVEMRRIVGVLRQDPDAKADYAPSPGLADIPELVAKSGPRVQLQVHGQRPEVSQTIGLTAFRVVQEALTNVLKHAGPTAHATVDVDYGPRLITLRIDDDGYGDAVKGDGMGHGLQGMRERVSSMGGALTVGPREEGGFCVAATLPVVTDSRLR, encoded by the coding sequence ATGGCAACCAACCGGATCGACCAGACGAGCGGTTCTGCTGACCCTGCCGACCTCACCGGATCCTCCCCCAGCAGCGACGAGGCTGCCACGCGCTCCCGGGAGTCGCATTCCCGCCCGCCCGGCCAGCCCAGCGCTCCCCGGGAGCAGGGCAGAACCGACCAGCAGGAGTCGCCGGCCAAGGGATCCTCCGGACGAGCCACGTCCTCGGTACGTGCCCGGTTGGGGCGTCTTGGGGTGAACCGATCCTCCGAGGAGCAGTTGTCGATCCCCGGGATGGAGGAGGTGCTCAACCCCACCGTCGACGACGGGCGCCCCACCGACCCGGAGCGGACCCTGTGGGTCGACATGACCCTCATCACGGTGTTGACGACCCTCACCATCGTGCCGTACCTGGCTGCAAGCATCCAGGCACCGATCCCCGAATATGTCGCCGCCCTCGTCTCGTCGATCATCATGGTGTTCAGCCTGTTGCTGCGTCGGGATCATCCGGGGGCGCTCATGGCCCTGCTGCTGGTTGGCGGACTCATCCAGCTCATCTTCGTCCCGTTCCCGGTGCTGTCGATCATTGCCGTGCCGATCGCCTCGTACGCCGTGGGTCGGTGGACGGCAGGGCGTCAGTCACGCATCATCCTGTGGCTCGGCACGATCGGTGCCATTCTGGGGCCGTTGCGCTGGCGGGACACTCTGGCTGCCGACTACGACTCCTCCGGCACCCCGTGGGTCATGTGGTTCCTCGCCACGACGGTATGTCTAGGCCTGGTCGTCACCCCCTATGCGGTGGGCAGACGACTGCGTGAGGCGGCGCTCATCGAGTCCCAGCAACGCATCGCCAAGGCCCAGCGGTTCCGGGCGATCCTCGCCGAGCGTGAGCAGGCAGCTCGCATGGCCGAGGAACGCACCCGCAACGACATCGCCCGGGAACTGCACGACATCGTCGCCCATTCCCTGTCGGTGATGATCGTGCAGGCCGAGGGCGGCAAGGCCCTGGCCACGAAGAAGCCCGAGGCGGCCATCGACGTGCTCGACACCATCGCCGACACCGGACGCGACGCCCTGGTCGAGATGCGTCGCATCGTCGGCGTGCTGCGTCAGGACCCGGATGCCAAGGCCGACTACGCCCCCTCCCCCGGCCTGGCCGACATCCCGGAGCTGGTGGCGAAGTCCGGACCACGCGTGCAGCTGCAGGTGCACGGGCAACGCCCCGAGGTGTCCCAGACGATCGGTCTGACGGCCTTCCGGGTGGTGCAGGAGGCCCTCACCAATGTGCTCAAACACGCCGGCCCCACCGCCCATGCGACGGTGGACGTCGACTACGGCCCACGCCTCATCACCCTGCGCATCGACGACGACGGCTATGGCGACGCGGTCAAGGGAGACGGGATGGGACACGGCCTGCAGGGTATGCGGGAGCGCGTCTCATCGATGGGTGGTGCGCTCACCGTGGGACCACGTGAGGAAGGTGGCTTCTGCGTCGCGGCAACCCTGCCGGTCGTGACGGACTCACGGTTGCGGTGA
- the galE gene encoding UDP-glucose 4-epimerase GalE, which translates to MRILITGGAGYIGSTVASACEEAGHEVVILDDLSAGRREFVKDRTFYEGDIADQPLLDRVFTEQGIDAVVHCAARIIVPESVADPLGYYENNVGKTVKLLQGMQHNGVNRILFSSSASIYATDDEFKVTEDSALDPGSPYATTKFMVEHILRDAAHASDLKALSLRYFNPIGSDPKLRTGQQIEHPTHVLGKMIDAWMEDSTFTVTGVEWPTRDGSGIRDFIHVWDLAQAHVAALEHLDEVTVDEPYQVFNIGTGNGVTVKELVKAFEEGTGKALNVVYGPPRPGDVAGAYTVSHRAKDLLGWSAELTPADGIRDAIAWLPRRKEILGY; encoded by the coding sequence ATGCGGATTCTCATCACCGGCGGAGCCGGCTACATAGGGTCGACGGTGGCCTCGGCCTGTGAGGAAGCGGGCCACGAGGTCGTCATTCTGGACGACTTGTCGGCGGGAAGACGCGAATTCGTCAAGGACCGGACCTTCTACGAGGGCGACATCGCAGATCAGCCCTTGCTCGACCGGGTCTTCACCGAGCAGGGCATCGACGCCGTCGTGCACTGCGCAGCTCGGATCATCGTCCCCGAGTCGGTCGCCGACCCGCTGGGCTACTACGAGAACAACGTCGGCAAGACGGTCAAGCTGCTGCAGGGTATGCAGCACAACGGCGTCAATCGGATCCTGTTTTCCTCCTCGGCGTCGATCTACGCCACCGACGACGAGTTCAAGGTGACCGAGGACTCCGCGCTGGACCCCGGCAGCCCGTACGCCACCACCAAGTTCATGGTGGAGCACATCCTGCGTGACGCCGCCCACGCCTCCGATCTCAAGGCCCTCAGCCTGCGGTACTTCAACCCGATCGGCTCGGATCCCAAGCTGCGTACCGGCCAGCAGATCGAACACCCCACCCACGTGCTCGGCAAGATGATCGACGCCTGGATGGAGGACTCCACCTTCACCGTCACGGGTGTCGAGTGGCCCACCCGAGACGGCTCCGGCATCCGCGACTTCATCCACGTCTGGGACCTGGCCCAGGCCCACGTCGCCGCCTTGGAGCACCTTGACGAGGTGACCGTCGACGAGCCCTACCAGGTGTTCAACATCGGCACCGGGAACGGCGTGACCGTCAAGGAGCTCGTCAAGGCCTTCGAGGAAGGTACTGGCAAGGCTCTCAATGTCGTCTACGGCCCACCACGCCCCGGAGATGTCGCCGGTGCCTACACCGTCTCACACCGTGCCAAGGACCTGCTCGGTTGGAGCGCGGAGTTGACCCCGGCCGACGGCATCCGTGACGCCATCGCCTGGCTGCCCCGTCGCAAGGAGATCTTGGGGTACTGA
- a CDS encoding MMPL family transporter, producing the protein MMSSFLHDLGAWCFRRAKTVVALWLGLLVLLGVGMVALQGDYDDSFTIPGAPSQVAYDNLRVTFPQASALSANVVITVPDGTDISSKPIRSRIERGVEELKDLKDVTGATSPWSKYVTGMVNKDHTAAVIQVELGQVSAVTFPDSGRDDLQQVSHDIQADLPSGSHVHVGGQAFEAMLPSLSITEVIGVGVALVVLAITLGSLVAAGMPIITAVLGVGITYSIMAILTRFTTVNSVTPMLAVMLGLAVGIDYALFILSRHRDQLRDGFEVQESAARAVATSGSAVVFAGTTVLIALIGLAIANIPFLTVMGVFAAIGVALAVVIALTMLPAFMGLMGERLRPWKSRRGRGSKPTAMATGANSDDNATAGGDAPSTSTTAVGKGERSGGIFGWWVRTVTRVPLVTILVVVVGLGALAVPMKDLHLGLPTAAELPADNTARQTYDALEKKFGPGFNGPVIVTADIVTSTDPMKIVNGLKADIEKLPGVDTVALAVPNQNADTAMIQVLPTTGPTDEATSDLVRELRDHKSEWHDKYGVDTAVTGLTAIKLDVSNRLGAALLPFGIFVVGLCLVLLTVVFRSIAVPIKATIGYLLSVLAAFGAAQLVFNRGIGLSVVNLDRPVPIISFMPIVVMGILFGLAMDYEVFLVSRMREEYIHTGDAKGSVIRGFIGSGKVVTAAAVIMVSVFVFFIPEGMNAIKEIALALAVGILADAFLVRMTLVPAVMSLLGDKAWWLPTWLDRRLPRLDIEGEGIAHEEQFAEWPTPDHTEALHAEGIGVDGLFAGLDLHVEPHEVQAVVGSQDPVTAVLLAVGGRLAIDHGRMRSGGRLLPERASAVRRVAWLVDAADKDLTDELQAATAALTHPPRRPPRLFLIDHADQIVEQFHRDQLEALIRQVNQAGEAAVILGAQRADRIDWLEPQTVHDLIDQPEPSLGGTR; encoded by the coding sequence ATGATGTCCTCCTTCCTTCACGATCTTGGGGCCTGGTGCTTCCGCAGGGCCAAGACTGTCGTCGCCCTGTGGCTGGGCCTGTTGGTCCTGCTTGGGGTGGGGATGGTCGCCCTGCAGGGCGACTACGACGACTCCTTCACCATCCCGGGCGCCCCCTCCCAGGTGGCCTACGACAACCTCCGGGTGACCTTCCCGCAGGCCTCCGCGTTGAGCGCCAACGTCGTCATCACCGTGCCCGATGGCACCGACATCTCGTCGAAACCCATTCGTTCCCGGATCGAGAGAGGTGTCGAGGAGCTCAAGGACCTCAAGGACGTAACGGGGGCGACGTCACCGTGGAGCAAGTACGTCACCGGGATGGTCAACAAGGATCACACCGCAGCCGTCATCCAGGTGGAACTGGGACAGGTCAGCGCGGTGACCTTCCCCGATTCCGGGCGTGACGACCTGCAACAGGTGAGTCACGACATACAGGCTGACCTCCCGTCGGGGTCACACGTCCACGTTGGTGGCCAGGCCTTCGAGGCCATGCTGCCCTCCCTGTCGATCACCGAGGTCATCGGCGTCGGGGTGGCCCTCGTCGTCCTCGCCATCACCCTGGGATCCCTGGTGGCAGCCGGGATGCCGATCATCACCGCCGTCCTCGGGGTGGGGATCACGTACTCGATCATGGCGATCCTCACCCGGTTCACGACGGTCAACTCAGTCACACCGATGCTTGCCGTCATGCTGGGGCTGGCCGTTGGGATCGACTACGCCCTGTTCATCCTGTCGCGTCACCGCGACCAGTTGCGTGACGGCTTTGAGGTGCAGGAATCGGCCGCCCGAGCCGTTGCGACCTCGGGTTCGGCGGTGGTGTTCGCTGGGACGACGGTCCTCATCGCCCTCATTGGCCTGGCCATCGCCAACATTCCCTTCCTCACCGTCATGGGCGTCTTCGCTGCCATCGGTGTCGCTCTGGCGGTTGTCATCGCCCTGACAATGCTGCCGGCCTTCATGGGGCTCATGGGAGAGAGACTGCGCCCGTGGAAATCTCGTCGCGGACGGGGGTCGAAGCCAACTGCGATGGCAACCGGGGCGAACAGTGACGACAATGCCACAGCTGGTGGGGACGCACCGTCGACCAGCACCACTGCGGTTGGCAAGGGAGAACGCTCCGGCGGGATCTTCGGGTGGTGGGTGCGCACCGTCACCCGCGTCCCACTGGTGACCATCCTCGTCGTCGTGGTGGGGCTGGGGGCCCTGGCCGTTCCGATGAAGGACCTCCACCTCGGCCTGCCCACCGCCGCGGAACTGCCCGCCGACAACACCGCCCGTCAGACCTATGACGCCCTGGAGAAGAAGTTCGGACCAGGATTCAATGGCCCGGTCATTGTCACCGCCGACATCGTCACCTCCACCGACCCGATGAAGATCGTCAACGGGCTCAAGGCCGACATCGAGAAGCTTCCTGGCGTCGACACTGTCGCCCTGGCCGTTCCGAACCAGAACGCCGACACAGCCATGATCCAGGTGCTGCCGACCACCGGTCCCACCGACGAGGCGACCAGTGACCTGGTTCGCGAACTGCGCGACCACAAGTCCGAATGGCACGACAAGTACGGGGTTGACACCGCCGTCACCGGACTGACGGCCATCAAGCTCGACGTCTCCAACCGTCTGGGAGCCGCCCTGCTGCCTTTTGGAATCTTCGTCGTCGGGCTGTGCCTGGTGCTGCTGACGGTGGTGTTTCGGTCGATCGCGGTCCCCATCAAGGCAACTATCGGTTACCTGCTCTCGGTGCTGGCCGCCTTCGGAGCCGCGCAGCTGGTTTTCAACCGAGGTATCGGCCTGTCCGTGGTCAACCTCGACCGTCCTGTCCCGATCATCTCCTTCATGCCGATCGTCGTCATGGGCATCCTCTTCGGCCTGGCCATGGACTACGAGGTTTTCCTGGTGTCGCGAATGCGCGAGGAGTACATCCACACCGGTGACGCCAAGGGTTCGGTGATCAGGGGATTCATCGGTTCGGGCAAGGTCGTCACGGCAGCCGCTGTCATCATGGTCTCGGTCTTCGTCTTCTTCATCCCGGAGGGCATGAATGCCATCAAGGAGATCGCCCTGGCCCTGGCCGTCGGTATCCTCGCTGATGCCTTCCTGGTGAGAATGACCCTCGTCCCGGCAGTCATGAGCCTGCTCGGTGACAAGGCCTGGTGGCTGCCGACATGGCTGGATCGCCGCCTGCCCCGACTCGACATCGAGGGGGAGGGGATTGCCCACGAGGAGCAATTCGCAGAATGGCCCACCCCTGACCACACCGAGGCCCTGCACGCCGAGGGGATCGGGGTCGACGGTCTCTTCGCCGGCCTCGATCTGCACGTCGAGCCTCATGAGGTGCAGGCCGTCGTGGGTTCCCAGGACCCGGTCACGGCCGTGCTGCTCGCGGTCGGGGGACGACTTGCCATCGACCACGGTCGGATGAGGTCGGGCGGACGTCTCCTCCCGGAGCGAGCCTCCGCGGTGCGTCGGGTGGCGTGGCTCGTCGATGCCGCCGACAAGGACCTCACTGATGAGCTGCAGGCAGCCACGGCAGCTCTCACCCATCCACCGCGGCGCCCACCGCGTCTGTTCCTCATTGACCACGCTGATCAGATCGTCGAGCAGTTTCACCGCGATCAGCTGGAAGCCCTCATTCGCCAGGTGAACCAGGCCGGTGAGGCCGCCGTGATCCTGGGAGCCCAGCGAGCCGACCGCATCGACTGGCTGGAGCCACAGACAGTCCATGACCTGATCGATCAGCCCGAGCCGTCCCTCGGAGGTACCCGATGA